AAATACGTGTTTCTTATGTATCGTAAATGTTATCATTACCTTATTGGCATTTGCATATTTTTTACAATTTTCAAGACTTTCTCGTACGCTTAAATACAATAACCTATTAATAGCATTATTTAATTCTTCCCAGTTATATTCTTGTAGCCCCGTAACACTTATTCTAAAATCAAGTTCAAAGTAATCACTTACTAAATTAATTATCTGATCCTTAAATGACACTTTATTAAAGCTGACACTACTTAATTGATGTGATAAATTTCTAATGTTTTCTTTAACGGCATCTAATTTTTTAGCTTCTTCTAATAAATTAGATTTTTTAAATTTTTGATGTAATAAACTTAAGTCACCTGCAACTTCATCATGTAACGATTTTGCAATTTGTTGTCGTTCATCTTCTCTAGCGGTTATTCTTTCTAATTGTGCTTGATATAACAGTTTTCTTTTTCTATAAAAATAAAATAAAATACTACTAATAAATAATAATAAACCACTCGCAGCAATTAATCTACCAATAGTTTGTTGTTGCTTATGATAGATTATTTCTAATTGTTTACTTTTATTTTCTGTTTTTAAAACCGTATTTTCTTTTTCTTTTTTATCAGTTTCATACCTAATTTTAGCAAATTGATTTTTTAATCGGCGTTCTTTTTCAAATAAACTGTCGTTAAGTTGTATGTATTCTTCTAAATGTTTTTTAGCTTTTTGCCCTTTATTAAGGTCTGATAAAAGTTTTAAACATTCTAAAACTATTTTATTATTTCTTGTTTTTCTAGCTAATTTTAAACCAATATTTGCATGCTTTTCTGCTAGTGTATAGTTTTTGTTTTTTATATATGCTTCTGTTAAAAAAGCGTGAGAAAAACTTTCTGCGTATGAGTTTTTAAGTTTTTTTCGACCTTCTAAAACTATTTTATAACCTTCTATTGCTTTTTTTGTATCGCCTTGTAGAAAATAAATTGAAGATAAGTTACCTAAAAAAGATTGATAATTTTTAGGATATTTTATTTCTAAACTATCTGTATCTAAACCTTCTTGAAATAAAGAAATTGCTTTTTCATAATTACCTTCATCTTTATAAGTCATCCCTATATTATTCAGAAGGTTTAAATAATTTTTTTCTCTTTTGTGTTTTATCTTATTGAATTTAACAATATTCTGTGCTTTATGATAATAGGTTCTAGCTTCTTTTGATCTTTTTAGACTCGCTAAAGCATTTCCCATAGTTTGATATAAAGAAATTAAAACTCGATATTTTTTTAAAGGTTCTACATATTTTAAACCTTCAACTGTAGTTATTTCACAACCCAAAAAATCTAACTCTTTTACCTGAAGAATTGCCATAGATAAAAGCCTTCTGCCTATTTCGGCAGAATCTTTTAAAGCGACAGATATATTTTTTGATTTATGATAATAGTAAAAAGTACTATCTAAATTGTTTTTTATTTTGTTGTTCAAAGCAGCAAAATGATACGCTTTAGCCAAAGAAAAAGAATCTTTTTTTACAGAATAGTGTTTTAGTAATTTGTTCTTTGAAAATGTTATTCCTAAGGTATCTTTACTAAAATAACTTTGTTTACCATA
The Tenacibaculum pacificus DNA segment above includes these coding regions:
- a CDS encoding tetratricopeptide repeat-containing sensor histidine kinase, which encodes MKKILIFSLLLTTFFVYSQEQKDSIYFYLNNAKGVHKLSYLKKAVILSNDLKKDSLLKQTSIAYGKQSYFSKDTLGITFSKNKLLKHYSVKKDSFSLAKAYHFAALNNKIKNNLDSTFYYYHKSKNISVALKDSAEIGRRLLSMAILQVKELDFLGCEITTVEGLKYVEPLKKYRVLISLYQTMGNALASLKRSKEARTYYHKAQNIVKFNKIKHKREKNYLNLLNNIGMTYKDEGNYEKAISLFQEGLDTDSLEIKYPKNYQSFLGNLSSIYFLQGDTKKAIEGYKIVLEGRKKLKNSYAESFSHAFLTEAYIKNKNYTLAEKHANIGLKLARKTRNNKIVLECLKLLSDLNKGQKAKKHLEEYIQLNDSLFEKERRLKNQFAKIRYETDKKEKENTVLKTENKSKQLEIIYHKQQQTIGRLIAASGLLLFISSILFYFYRKRKLLYQAQLERITAREDERQQIAKSLHDEVAGDLSLLHQKFKKSNLLEEAKKLDAVKENIRNLSHQLSSVSFNKVSFKDQIINLVSDYFELDFRISVTGLQEYNWEELNNAINRLLYLSVRESLENCKKYANANKVMITFTIHKKHVFLLIKDNGVGFNTNAIKKGIGLQNLQERVEELNGTLNIKSEVGNGTQTNIQIPLNAWTNKNTGS